The Brasilonema sennae CENA114 genome includes a region encoding these proteins:
- a CDS encoding iron uptake porin, protein MELSVKQCLRQRIRSGNLWAWSLLIWGIPSQIICFPKAANSLPSPKQQETAVPIFSQENDLYEAIPENIKQSAGEATAAEFPEASVISLDTESQSVNKSGNLNKNAQMPDPPTPANESGNPDTNINTSPQQPSVSQLSDVQPSDWAYQALRSLMERYGVLSGYPDHTFGGNRPLSRYEFAAGLAATMDKLDSLIGSGFRDEFIQQDLITLRRLEREYRSALDDLAKRLNKMDDRVTRLEAHRFSATTKLQGQAIVAFTQGSGANSTIVSRERLNLLTSFNSNDLLLTQLEAGNNGDDAIGRAQKSKNLNLLGTSGLIASGGGLDYVDVDSAFKLRRLYYSFRPASDLSVSVGAKMSPRDFIDRNRYANNEAVDFSSSFFINNPLIVQNQIDRYGGAGVAISWNPGGSALTIRSLYIAADANVVSSNGSGGLFKDRYQASAEVEYSLSNQLALRLQYTRAEINNTDINAFGVNAEYALNRNLGIFTRLGFGNYQGFNTAINQNLDINPFSWAVGFGIRNLGIPGTVGGIAVGQPFVTDGLGNTTQTNIEAFYNLELSDNVSITPIFSVVTNANNDSSNNTIWQGALRTVISF, encoded by the coding sequence ATGGAGTTGAGCGTAAAGCAATGTCTCAGGCAAAGAATTCGTTCTGGAAATTTATGGGCTTGGAGTTTACTCATTTGGGGAATTCCTAGCCAAATCATCTGCTTTCCAAAAGCCGCGAATTCTTTGCCTTCTCCAAAGCAGCAAGAAACTGCTGTTCCGATTTTTTCTCAAGAAAATGACTTGTATGAGGCGATACCAGAGAATATTAAACAGTCTGCTGGTGAAGCAACAGCGGCAGAATTTCCCGAAGCATCTGTAATATCCCTGGATACAGAGTCCCAATCTGTAAACAAATCTGGTAATCTGAACAAAAATGCCCAGATGCCAGATCCCCCGACTCCAGCCAATGAGTCTGGTAATCCTGACACAAATATCAATACGTCACCTCAACAACCTTCGGTTTCGCAATTGTCTGATGTTCAACCGAGTGATTGGGCGTATCAGGCGTTGCGATCGCTCATGGAACGTTATGGTGTCCTCTCTGGTTATCCGGATCACACGTTTGGTGGAAACCGTCCTCTGTCTCGTTATGAATTTGCTGCGGGTTTGGCGGCTACGATGGATAAACTCGATAGCCTGATTGGCAGTGGTTTTCGCGATGAGTTCATTCAGCAAGACTTGATAACTTTACGACGCTTAGAAAGAGAATATCGTTCAGCTTTGGATGACTTGGCAAAAAGACTCAACAAAATGGACGATCGCGTGACGCGGCTGGAAGCACATCGATTTTCCGCGACAACCAAACTTCAAGGTCAAGCTATTGTTGCTTTTACACAAGGTAGTGGTGCTAATTCTACCATAGTCTCGCGCGAGCGGTTGAATTTATTAACTAGCTTTAACAGTAATGATTTACTCCTGACTCAGTTAGAAGCTGGTAACAATGGCGATGATGCTATAGGACGAGCACAAAAAAGCAAAAACTTAAACCTTCTGGGAACGAGTGGTTTAATCGCCAGTGGTGGCGGACTAGATTATGTGGATGTTGACTCCGCTTTTAAGCTAAGACGTTTGTACTACTCTTTTCGTCCCGCGTCAGATTTATCTGTGAGTGTTGGAGCAAAAATGTCTCCAAGAGATTTCATTGATCGTAATAGATATGCTAACAACGAGGCGGTTGATTTTAGTTCCAGTTTTTTTATTAATAACCCTTTGATTGTTCAAAACCAAATTGACCGATATGGCGGTGCAGGAGTGGCGATATCCTGGAATCCAGGTGGTAGTGCATTGACAATTCGTTCTCTCTACATCGCTGCTGATGCAAATGTTGTCAGCTCAAATGGCAGTGGTGGTTTATTTAAGGATAGATATCAAGCCAGTGCAGAAGTGGAATACTCACTCAGCAATCAATTAGCATTAAGACTACAATATACTAGGGCCGAAATCAACAACACCGACATTAACGCTTTCGGGGTTAATGCCGAATATGCCTTAAACAGGAATCTAGGCATTTTTACTCGCCTAGGATTTGGGAATTACCAAGGGTTTAACACCGCGATTAACCAAAATTTGGATATCAATCCTTTTAGTTGGGCAGTCGGCTTTGGTATTCGTAACCTCGGGATTCCCGGTACAGTTGGGGGTATCGCCGTAGGTCAACCTTTTGTCACCGATGGTTTGGGAAATACCACCCAGACAAACATTGAGGCATTTTATAATCTGGAGCTAAGCGACAATGTTAGTATCACACCCATATTTTCAGTAGTCACAAACGCAAACAACGATAGCTCAAATAATACCATCTGGCAAGGTGCCTTGAGAACGGTGATTTCCTTTTAA